The genomic window TTCCGGCGTTGGTGGCGGCAGAGAACGTGCCGTCGCCGTGGCCGGCGTAGGTCAGAAGGGTGCCGTTGGAGTCGATGCTCCAGATGTCGCTGGTGGTGTCGCCGTTCAGGTCGCTCGGGCCGTCACGCTCCTGGGAGCGGGCGGCGTAGTAGAGGTAGACGGCTGTGTCCGAGCGGTTCCCGGCTTCGTCCACGCTGTAGGCGTAGATGAGATGCGGTCCGTAGGAGGGCGGTTTGATGTAGGCGTAGGCCGTCTCCTTCGGCGCCGGACGCACCTCAGGGTCGGTGTCGGTCCACCAGTAGAAGGACTCGACGTCTTCGACGCCGTTGGCATTGAAGAGGAACTTGCCCTCCGAACCGGCCTTGCCTGTCCCTTGGGATGGCCACCCCTGTTCCCCGTTCGGGAACGTGTCGCCCTCAGAGCTGATGACGGGAGCCTGGCTCGGGCGTGCCCGGTCGACCGAGAACTTGCAGATGGCAGACCAGCTGGAGGCGGCGCCGTCCTGGTCCTTGGCGCGAACCTGCCAGGTGTACTCGCCGCTGGGCACGTTGCCTGCGGGCAGTACCAGCGTGGAGACCTTTCCGTTGGTCGCCGGGATGCTCTGGCTGACTACCGGGACGGTCGGGGTGCTGCTGTCGGTCTTGAAGACCTGGAAGTCTCCGGTGAGATTGCCTGCGTTCCTGTCGTTGAACGTGGCGTACAGGCTGATGGAGGCGTTGCCGATCAGTCCACCGTTGCTGCACGACGTGCTCGGGTTGGTACCGAGGCCGGTCGGCGTCTGTGGCGGGTTGTTGTAGACGGTCTCAAGAACCGCGGTCTTGGAGTCGAACTTCTTCCAGCCGAAAGTGTCGCTCTCGTCGCGGGCGTACATGCCCAGGGTGATGCTGGCCCAGCCCTTGCTGGCGGCCTCGCGGATCTTGGCTGTCGTGTCGAACTCAAGGTTGCCGGCGGCGCAGTCCTTGCTCCAGCCCTTGGAGTCGTCGACGGTGGCGAGCTTTCCGCCGATCTTGGTGGGCTGGTTGTTCCACGTCGTCCGGGACGAGATCGGGCTGACGTGGTAGAGGTCGACCGGTCGGTTCTCGCAGGACCACGACCAGGTGTTGCGGATCCGGAAGACCGATGACTTGACCTGGGCGCCCTTCACTTCGCTGGTGGGCAGTTGGAAGAAGGACCGCGAGACCCTGTCCGTGCCGCCAGTCTCGGACTCGTAGCCGACCCGGACGACGTCCTTGGTATTCCAGTAGGACTTCTTGGGGTAGTGCTTGTAGACCCGGGTCCAGTTCGCCTTCTTGCCAAAGGCCCACGACGGGTCGATGAACACTGGGTACTGCGTGTCCTCGCCAGTCAGCAGCTCCTGGTCCGGCTTGATCTCCAGCGTGTCACCGGTGATCGTGGTCGGCATCTGCGCGTCCTGCGCCCCGGGCGGCGGATCAAACACATCGGCGGGGGCCGCATCCTCCTCACCCACCATGGTTGAGACGGCCGAACGGGCTGCTGGCGCCGCTTCGGAGGAGACGGTGGAGGAGTCCCACATCAGCGGCGACGGACTGGTGAAGACGGTCTGCCCTGCCGGGTTCACGGCGCTGAGACTGCCCGTCTCGGCGTCAGTAGAGACATCCAGACCGACGGTGCCCAGCTTGTACTTCAGCGAAGCAAGTTCCGGGTTCTCGGCTGCTGCTGCGGTCTTGACCACGAGCAACTGTGAGAAGCCCTCAACCTCGGCCTTGAGCTGAAGATCTACACCGGGCAGCACCTCGGCATAGGTGGCCACGTTCTCCGCAAGCGTCGGCTTCGGCAGAGCCTTGGGCCACGTCAGTGAAAGAGTCCGGCCGTCCTTGACGCCCGTCAGCAGTGGCCCGGTGCCCCCACCTGAGAAGGTCACGTCTACCGTCGATGCTTTGGGTTTGACACTGCCATCGGTTGCGAAGAGCAGATTGGCATCGGTCGGCACCCAGGCGCCATCACGCAGCAGCCTTACAGGAGTGCCGTGACGCTTGACCGACCAGGCGCCATCAGGCAGCGCCCAGGTATCGGTCGACTCCGTCCGAGCGGAAACGAGCTCGTAGGGCTGCCCGGAAGCAGCTGCCTGTTCGAGCGCATAGTCCTCTTCGCTCTTCGAACCCTCGGCAACAGGATCCGTCGCCGTAGCGGCGGACAGCGCGGCAGTCGCGACCGGAGGGAAAGCGACGAGTGCCGAGGCGGTAATTGCGCTGACCAGCGCTACGGATACAGCGGTGGAGGTCCCCCGCTTTCTCCAATTGCCCCAGCGGGATCTTATCTGTGACACGTAGACCTCTCAACGTCCGATATTCGACCGGACTCTATCCGTCACTCCCGTCACTGCATACCCCCTCACCTGCGCCTTTGTGGTGATCTAGATCGCTAGGTCCGTATTTTCCATCAAGATCATGTTTGAGGTTTCTTCAGCCACGTATGACCGAGTAAATCATCAAGATGCCGTGCAAGAGGCCCTGTTAATCTGCGCCGAACCTGTTTCACGTTTGGATGAGGGGTGGGGTGTGAGACGCATTAGAAAGCACGGTCTTTCCGTGCTTGTTGCTTCGGCCGTACTGGTCGGAGTGCTGCCCGCTGTGGCGGTCGCGGCCGACGAGCCGCTGGACCGTCCGAAGCTGAAGCAACCGAAAGCGGTTGCAGTTGAGAAAGTGGCGATAGGCGGAAAGAAGCGGCCTGATGCTGCTGCCGCGAACTCGTGGAAGAAGACGGCACTCAAAGCCAGTTGGCCCGGTGCTGGCTCGGCGGATGTGTCGCTCGCTCCCGGCGGGAGAGCGGGTTCGCTTCCGGTATCGGTAACAACAGCAATGCCCACGGCGAAGAAGACTCCACTGGCCGAAAACGCGGCCAAGGGCCGGACGCCGGCCAGAGTAAAGGTTTCCGTCGCCGCCCGTGAAGCCGCCCGCAAGGCGGGCATCGAGGGGATGCTGCTGACGGTCGGCCGCACCGACGGCGTCAAAGAGGCAGCCCCGGCCAAGGTCGTCGTGGACTACAACGCCTTTCGCGGCGCCTACGGTGGCGACTGGGCCGCGCGGCTGAGACTGGTGCAGTTGCCGGCGTGCGCGCTCACCACACCAGGCGATGCGAAGTGCCGCATACAGAAGCCTCTCGCGACGACGAACGAAGTGCGCAGCGGAAAGCTGTCCGCACAGGTGATGGCCGCACCGGCGGCGACGGTGCTGGCGGCCACGGCTGAGGCCGGCGGCTCCTCAGGCGACTACAAGGCGACACCGCTGGAGGCCTCCAGCGCCTGGAGCGCAGGCGGTTCGACCGGCGCACTCAGCTGGAACTACCCCATCCAGAGCCCAGCCGTGCCGGGAGGCCTGCAGCCGGGCATCGAAATCGGCTACAACTCGCAAGCCGTGGACGGCCGTACGGCGGCGTCCAACAACCAGCCCAGCTGGATCGGCGACGGCTGGTCCTACGAGCCGGGCTTCATCGAGCGCAAGTACAAGTCCTGCGAAGACGACAAGGACGGCGGCACCAACACCACCAAGCGCTTCGACCAGTGTTGGTTTACCGACAACGCCGTGCTGCACCTCGGCGGCAAGTCCACCGAGCTCGTCTACGAGGCCGGCAAGGGCTGGCACCCGGAAGCCGACTCCGGTGAGAAGGTCGAGAAGCTGAACGGCGCCGCCAACGGCGACGGTGGCACCGCGGGCGTCGACGGAGTCGGCGAGCACTGGAAGGTGACCGCCACCGACGGCACCCAGTACTTCTTCGGCCTCAACCGCCTCCCGGGCTGGAAGGACAACGGCACAGCGGCCGACGACCCGGAAACCAACTCCACCTGGACCGCCCCCGTCTTCGGTAACCAGTCCGGCGAGCCCTGCTACAACGCGAGCTTCACCAGCGGCTGGTGCCAGCAGGCCTGGCGCTGGCAGCTCGACTACGTGGTCGACACCCATGACAACGCCATGGCGTACTACTGGAACACCGAGAAGAACAACTACGGTCGCGCCTTCGACGAGTCCACCGGCAAGGGCACCGTCACGCCCTACACGCGGGGCGGCTGGCTGGACCGGATCGACTACGGTCTGCGCTCCGACGCCGTCTACACCGGCAAGCCCATGGGCCAGGTGACTTTCGGGGTCACCGAGCGCTGCCTGTCCAACTGCACCACCTTCGACGAGGCCAACGCCGCGAACTGGCCGGACACCCCCTTCGACCAGTACTGCAAGGACGGGTCCACGGAGTGCAAGGACCAGTTCGCCCCGACCTTCTGGTCGCGGAAGCGCCTGACCTCCATCACCACCAAAGTGCTCACGGGCGGGGTGCACAAGGAGGTAGACACCTGGACCCTGGCACAGGACTTCCCCGCCTCGGGCGATGGCATATCCACCCCCATGTGGCTGAAGTCCATCCAGCGCACCGGCAAGGCGGGCGGCACCGCCACCCTTCCGCCGGTCACCTTCACCGGCGAACAGCGGCCCAACCGCGTGGACAAGACCGGTGACGGACTGGCCCCGTTCATCCGGCTGCGCATGTCGCAGATCACCACCGAGAGCGGCGGCACCATCGGCGCCTACTACTCGCAGCAGGACTGCACCCCGGAGAACCTTCCCCCGGCCGACGGCACCAATACCACCCGCTGCTTCCCAGTGAAGTGGGCCTTCGAGGGCCAGACCGCCCAACTCGACTGGTTCAACACCTACGTGGTCACCCAGGTGGTCGAGGGCGACAACCTGGTGGAGTCCCCGGACAAAGTCACCTCGTACGCGTACCTGGATGGGGCCGCCTGGGCCAAGAGCACCGACGAGTTCACCAAGGCCGAGGACCGTACGTACTCGGTGCCGCGCGGCTACGGCCGGGTACAGACCCGTACCGGCGCCGCGAGCGACCCGCGCACCCTGACCGAGACCCGCTACTTCCGCGGCATCGACGGGACTCAGGTCACCGACTACGCCGGGGTCGCGGTTACCGACCGGGACCAGTTCGCCGGCCTGCCGCGCGCCTCGGCCACCTTCAACGGGGACGACACCACCAAGCTGGTCTCCGCTACCTCCTCCACCCCGTGGCGCTCGGCTGCGATCGCCACCCGCACCCGCGCCGGGTTGCCGGCCCTGGTGTCCTACAAGACTGGGATCGAGAAGGAGGAGACACTCACCACCGTCTCCGGCGGCCAGCGCAAGACCTTGCTTACCCGCACCTTCGACAGCTACGGCATGGTCACCCAGACCTCCGACCTCGGTGACACGGCCAGGACCGGCGACGAGTCCTGCACGACCGCCCACTTCGCCCGGAACACTGCTGCGCACCTGCTGAACCGGGTGTACCGCACCGAGGTGGTCGCCGGGGCCTGCGGCAGCGCGATCAGCCGTCCCGCGGACGTCATCTCCGACAACCGCAGCTATTTCGACGGCTCCACCACCCTGGGCGCCGCCCCCACCAAGGGCGATGTCACCAGGCTGGAGCAGATCAACGGCACGGGCACCGGCTATGACGTAACTAGCATCACTCCGGTTGCGGACTACGACATCTACGGTCGGCCGCTGAGCACCACGGACTTCTACGGCAAGAAGACCACCACGGCGTACACCCCGGCCACCGGCGAGGTGCCCACCACCACGGTGGTCACCAACCCGCTGGGACACACGATCACCACGGTCTCGGACCCGCTGCGCGCCCAGCCCCTTTCGGTCACTGATCCCAACAACCGGGTCACCACGACGGCGTACGACCCTCTGGGCCGAGTGACCAAGATCTGGACCCCGGCCCGCTCGGCCACCACGTATCCAGATTCCCCGAGCCACACCTTCGGGTACACCGTCCGTAACGACGGCCCCAATGTGGTCACCAGCAGCGCGCTGGACCACAACTCCGTCTATAAAAACTCGTACGTCATCTACGACGGCCAGCTGCGCGTTCGGCAGAGCCAGTCCCCCTCGCCCGACGGTGCGGGCCGCCTGGTCAGCGAGACTTTCTACGACACCCGCGGCCTGGCCTGGCGTACCTCGGGCACCTTCTTCGCCACCGGCCAGGCGGAACCCGTCCTGGTCACCGGCCAGGAGCTGAACTACCCGGCGTCCACGGACACCGAGTACGACGGCGCCGGCCGGATCACCGCGGTCATCGCACGCAAGTTCGGCGACGAGACCAGGCGGACCACCACCACGTACACCGGGGACTCGACCACGATCGTCCCGGAGCAGGGCGGCACCGCCACCACGACGCTGACCGACGCCAAGGGCCGCAACACCGAAGTCCGGCACTACACCAACACGGACCGCACGGCCTTCCTGGCGACGAAGTACGCCTACAACAAGCGGGGCATGCTGGAGCAGGTCACCGACCCCTCCGGCGCGGTCTGGAAGTACGGCTACGACATCCGCGGCAGGCAGAACCACATCGAGGACCCGGACAAGGGTATATCGGACATCACCTTCGATGCGGGCAACCGGGCC from Streptomyces formicae includes these protein-coding regions:
- a CDS encoding RHS repeat domain-containing protein encodes the protein MPTAKKTPLAENAAKGRTPARVKVSVAAREAARKAGIEGMLLTVGRTDGVKEAAPAKVVVDYNAFRGAYGGDWAARLRLVQLPACALTTPGDAKCRIQKPLATTNEVRSGKLSAQVMAAPAATVLAATAEAGGSSGDYKATPLEASSAWSAGGSTGALSWNYPIQSPAVPGGLQPGIEIGYNSQAVDGRTAASNNQPSWIGDGWSYEPGFIERKYKSCEDDKDGGTNTTKRFDQCWFTDNAVLHLGGKSTELVYEAGKGWHPEADSGEKVEKLNGAANGDGGTAGVDGVGEHWKVTATDGTQYFFGLNRLPGWKDNGTAADDPETNSTWTAPVFGNQSGEPCYNASFTSGWCQQAWRWQLDYVVDTHDNAMAYYWNTEKNNYGRAFDESTGKGTVTPYTRGGWLDRIDYGLRSDAVYTGKPMGQVTFGVTERCLSNCTTFDEANAANWPDTPFDQYCKDGSTECKDQFAPTFWSRKRLTSITTKVLTGGVHKEVDTWTLAQDFPASGDGISTPMWLKSIQRTGKAGGTATLPPVTFTGEQRPNRVDKTGDGLAPFIRLRMSQITTESGGTIGAYYSQQDCTPENLPPADGTNTTRCFPVKWAFEGQTAQLDWFNTYVVTQVVEGDNLVESPDKVTSYAYLDGAAWAKSTDEFTKAEDRTYSVPRGYGRVQTRTGAASDPRTLTETRYFRGIDGTQVTDYAGVAVTDRDQFAGLPRASATFNGDDTTKLVSATSSTPWRSAAIATRTRAGLPALVSYKTGIEKEETLTTVSGGQRKTLLTRTFDSYGMVTQTSDLGDTARTGDESCTTAHFARNTAAHLLNRVYRTEVVAGACGSAISRPADVISDNRSYFDGSTTLGAAPTKGDVTRLEQINGTGTGYDVTSITPVADYDIYGRPLSTTDFYGKKTTTAYTPATGEVPTTTVVTNPLGHTITTVSDPLRAQPLSVTDPNNRVTTTAYDPLGRVTKIWTPARSATTYPDSPSHTFGYTVRNDGPNVVTSSALDHNSVYKNSYVIYDGQLRVRQSQSPSPDGAGRLVSETFYDTRGLAWRTSGTFFATGQAEPVLVTGQELNYPASTDTEYDGAGRITAVIARKFGDETRRTTTTYTGDSTTIVPEQGGTATTTLTDAKGRNTEVRHYTNTDRTAFLATKYAYNKRGMLEQVTDPSGAVWKYGYDIRGRQNHIEDPDKGISDITFDAGNRATDIKNARGITLHTDYDELGRKTALKQGNTALATWTYDTATGGKGKPAKATRWIGGLAYEQSITTYNSLYLPVITQMTIPAAPENGALAGTYKWTTSYNPNTGQAMWVQQPAIGGLPSEKITNTYNAAGGQLDTVGAGTDPLISAMTYDHYGRAIRAEYSEFAKHLWKSFEYDEHTGAVTRTVTDRELAPQRMDDTRYTYDPNGNITSVKTVSGQDAQAVTDTQCFTLDALRQITEAWTVAPGVAEGCAAAPSAATVGGPDAYWTTYTYGPTGNRKTEIQHRTPSGPTGDITRIYADPVAGKHALTSVSQSGPSGSLTESYQYNETGATKSRKIGTAAEQTLEWDSEGHLAKTTQGTLVTGYTYDADGDRLTRTDSAGTTLYLPGGNELKLAKDGTVTGTRYYSAGDTKVAMRTGGKLTFLLSDHHGTGTTQVDASTLAITRRKTALFGGPRGPQPTTWQGDRGFVGGVRDADTGLTHLGAREYDPSIGRFISVDPVMDLTDPLQLDGYGYSHNNPITRSDPSGLYDPDERAYCLKNPSRCEGGKLKHVDPGKALTADTDGKGNVTKVYDKQGVPHHITTKSDGDTADMALKTINDDLRRAGLYYDPKTGNGVQYLLQDDSQANDKNNNTLAKKAPLKDADGNPVKPGTTCDFIKVTWKNGQVVDVDTADATGSDPKKAVTANANTIHNKLKNQSNNVIFVAENMEQAQEYANHFAGNPNVRVIYPAGDFDSRRIAPPTPPTPKVTAKPSAPKGPKVHVGLPVISGAFAVAQAPGYIRDYGWGHGLWEMFEDTCDPLDTMDDSMVDPWYDASQDPANWA